One part of the Microbacterium aurugineum genome encodes these proteins:
- the der gene encoding ribosome biogenesis GTPase Der, with protein sequence MDQLDENLAEQRAETLRAGLSDYELDDEDAALLAGVTLGEDGIHYSPALPVVAIVGRPNVGKSALVNRILGRREAVVEDTPGVTRDRVTYKAEWGDRRFSLVDTGGWEPDARGIDRSVAMQAEVAIDLADMVLFVVDAMVGATSTDEHVVKLLRKSGKPVFLVANKIDDARQEPETAPLWSLGLGEPYPVSAIHGRGVADLLDAVLKKLPEVSAVAKQEIGGPRRVAILGRPNVGKSSLLNKAAGEERVVVNDLAGTTRDPVDEVVELGGKMWRLVDTAGIRRRVHMAQGADFYASLRTSAALEKAEVAVVVLDVSETISEQDVRIIDLVLESGRALVLAFNKWDRLNDDDLENADRRRYLEREIEQDLAHVAWAPRVNISAKTGRHLDKLVPALETSLENWDRRIPTGKFNAFLAELVAEHPHPLRGGKQPRILFGTQASTRPPTFVLFTTGFLDPGYRRFIQRRLRELYSFEGTPIVINMRVREKRQR encoded by the coding sequence ATGGACCAGCTCGACGAGAATCTCGCCGAGCAGCGCGCGGAGACTCTGCGCGCCGGCCTCTCCGACTACGAGCTGGACGACGAGGACGCCGCGCTCCTCGCCGGTGTCACGCTCGGCGAGGACGGCATCCACTACAGCCCGGCTCTGCCCGTGGTGGCGATCGTCGGACGCCCGAACGTCGGCAAGTCCGCGCTCGTGAACCGCATCCTCGGACGCCGTGAGGCCGTCGTGGAGGACACACCTGGCGTGACCCGCGACCGCGTGACCTACAAGGCCGAGTGGGGCGATCGTCGCTTCTCGCTCGTCGACACCGGCGGGTGGGAGCCCGATGCGCGTGGCATCGACCGCTCGGTCGCGATGCAGGCGGAGGTCGCGATCGACCTGGCCGACATGGTGTTGTTCGTCGTCGACGCGATGGTCGGAGCCACCTCGACCGACGAGCACGTCGTGAAGCTGCTGCGCAAGAGCGGCAAGCCGGTGTTCCTCGTCGCCAACAAGATCGATGACGCCCGGCAGGAGCCGGAGACGGCACCGCTGTGGAGCCTCGGGCTCGGCGAGCCGTATCCCGTCTCGGCCATCCACGGGCGTGGTGTCGCCGACCTGCTGGATGCCGTGCTGAAGAAGCTTCCCGAGGTCTCGGCCGTCGCGAAGCAGGAGATCGGCGGCCCGCGTCGAGTGGCCATCCTCGGCCGCCCGAATGTCGGCAAGTCGTCGCTGCTGAACAAGGCCGCCGGTGAAGAGCGCGTCGTCGTCAACGACCTCGCCGGCACCACCCGCGACCCGGTGGACGAGGTCGTGGAGCTCGGCGGGAAGATGTGGCGCCTGGTCGACACAGCCGGCATCCGCCGCCGCGTGCACATGGCGCAGGGCGCGGACTTCTACGCCTCGCTGCGCACCTCTGCCGCGCTGGAGAAGGCCGAGGTCGCGGTCGTCGTGCTCGACGTCTCGGAGACGATCAGCGAGCAGGACGTGCGCATCATCGACCTCGTCCTCGAGTCGGGCCGTGCGCTCGTCCTCGCGTTCAACAAGTGGGATCGCCTGAACGACGATGACCTCGAGAACGCCGATCGCCGCCGCTACCTGGAGCGTGAGATCGAGCAGGACCTCGCACACGTGGCCTGGGCGCCGCGCGTGAACATCTCGGCGAAGACGGGGCGTCACCTCGACAAGCTCGTCCCCGCGCTGGAGACCTCGCTGGAGAACTGGGACCGCCGCATCCCGACCGGCAAGTTCAACGCGTTCCTCGCCGAGCTCGTCGCCGAGCACCCGCACCCGCTGCGCGGTGGCAAGCAGCCGCGCATCCTGTTCGGGACGCAGGCATCGACCCGCCCGCCGACGTTCGTGCTGTTCACCACCGGGTTCCTCGACCCGGGGTACCGCCGGTTCATCCAGCGCCGCCTGCGTGAGCTGTACTCCTTCGAGGGTACGCCCATCGTGATCAACATGCGGGTGCGCGAGAAGCGTCAGCGCTGA
- a CDS encoding NUDIX domain-containing protein — protein MTVVPPASGEPRRPDGPRNPGDAWVIAASGEKYWGRFGAAGLLAFDPARGILLQHRVSWSHFGGTWGLPGGALHEGESAIVGAIREAQEEAGVPDGAVRPRFTSVLDLGIWSYTTVIADVQVPFDPVISDPESVALEWVPIDEVDERPLHPGFAAAWPMLRALLEVRPVVVVDAANVVGSVPDGWWKDRAGAAARLRLRLEALVVPAEDLDLGGDEWFPEVSMVVEGQARDIDDEASTVAVVRAEAAGDDAIVAEVERRVADVRTVVVVTSDRELSERAERAGAVKVRSAGWVLQLLAAHG, from the coding sequence GTGACGGTCGTACCTCCTGCCTCTGGTGAGCCGCGTCGCCCGGACGGGCCGCGGAACCCGGGTGATGCCTGGGTGATCGCGGCGTCAGGCGAGAAGTACTGGGGGCGTTTCGGCGCTGCCGGGCTTCTCGCCTTTGACCCGGCCCGGGGCATCCTGCTGCAGCATCGCGTCTCTTGGAGCCACTTCGGTGGCACCTGGGGGCTGCCCGGTGGGGCTCTGCACGAGGGCGAGAGCGCGATCGTCGGGGCGATCCGTGAGGCGCAGGAGGAAGCGGGCGTGCCTGATGGGGCGGTCCGTCCTCGGTTCACCAGCGTGCTCGATCTGGGCATCTGGTCGTACACGACGGTCATTGCCGATGTGCAGGTGCCCTTTGACCCGGTGATCAGCGACCCGGAGAGCGTGGCCCTCGAGTGGGTGCCCATCGATGAGGTCGACGAGCGACCGTTGCACCCCGGGTTCGCCGCGGCATGGCCGATGCTGCGGGCGCTGCTCGAGGTGCGGCCGGTGGTCGTGGTCGACGCCGCGAATGTCGTGGGGTCCGTGCCCGACGGCTGGTGGAAGGACCGTGCGGGAGCGGCGGCGCGCCTTCGTCTCCGGCTGGAGGCGCTGGTGGTCCCCGCGGAGGATCTGGATCTCGGCGGAGACGAGTGGTTCCCCGAGGTCTCGATGGTGGTCGAGGGCCAGGCACGGGACATCGATGACGAAGCGAGCACGGTCGCCGTGGTTCGAGCCGAGGCTGCGGGTGACGACGCGATCGTCGCCGAAGTCGAGCGACGCGTCGCTGATGTGCGCACAGTCGTCGTGGTCACCAGCGACCGGGAGCTCAGCGAACGAGCTGAGCGCGCCGGTGCGGTGAAGGTCCGATCTGCCGGGTGGGTGCTCCAACTGCTCGCGGCGCACGGCTGA
- a CDS encoding HNH endonuclease signature motif containing protein, whose amino-acid sequence MANTTDLDLDERRRIVDAWVATRRRIAALEAEAAELLVEQIALHDADVAASPFHREAIYRSMVAEFSAAGHLSKGSVEFAFADAQALQAHLPAVRASFASGAVSVQHVREIARAGAVVAEAIRNRKVDATVMELFEAAVLVVAEQDTAARTKAHARQVAAALVGETLVERHRRAAEERCVTVKSLDDGLALLTAVLPEWIATAIADRLNRMTRAVVRARDNREVTPLPWWFDDDGEGIDPGHLSLDDPAFDPYDSRVIQSADGDMFATDPTVEHLPVDTRTWAQTEADLFTDLLLTADPSAAHGDGLDGIHARVQVTVSATTLTGADDNPAELDGHGPLHPDIARDLAGRNTGWTRLFLDPSGMVIETDTYTPTEGMRRFLRARDRHCRFPGCRMPAHRCEIDHNRDHAKGGKTILDNLGHFCRSHHTLKHPDIPDTHRWNAQQEKDGSVTWHSPLGRDYADPPPRRVMFV is encoded by the coding sequence ATGGCGAACACGACCGATCTCGACCTCGACGAAAGGCGTCGCATCGTGGATGCGTGGGTCGCGACGAGGCGTCGGATCGCGGCGCTCGAAGCCGAAGCAGCAGAGTTGCTCGTCGAGCAGATCGCCCTCCACGACGCCGATGTCGCCGCAAGTCCGTTCCATCGCGAAGCGATCTACCGCTCTATGGTCGCGGAGTTCTCCGCGGCCGGCCATCTCTCGAAGGGTTCGGTGGAATTCGCCTTTGCCGATGCGCAGGCGTTGCAGGCCCATCTCCCCGCCGTCCGAGCCTCCTTCGCGAGTGGGGCCGTCAGCGTCCAACATGTGCGTGAGATCGCGAGGGCGGGTGCCGTCGTCGCCGAAGCCATCCGCAACCGCAAGGTCGATGCCACTGTCATGGAGCTCTTCGAGGCCGCGGTTCTCGTTGTCGCCGAACAAGACACAGCTGCGCGCACGAAAGCGCATGCACGTCAGGTCGCTGCCGCCCTCGTCGGCGAGACGCTGGTTGAAAGACACCGACGTGCCGCCGAAGAACGATGCGTGACGGTGAAGTCGCTCGACGACGGGTTGGCGCTGCTCACCGCCGTACTCCCCGAGTGGATCGCCACCGCGATCGCCGACAGGCTGAACCGCATGACCCGCGCGGTCGTACGCGCCCGAGACAACCGCGAAGTCACGCCTCTCCCCTGGTGGTTCGACGACGACGGCGAAGGTATCGATCCCGGACATCTCTCGCTCGACGACCCAGCGTTCGACCCGTACGACAGCAGGGTGATCCAAAGCGCCGACGGTGACATGTTCGCGACCGACCCCACGGTCGAGCATCTCCCTGTCGACACGCGGACGTGGGCGCAGACGGAAGCCGATCTCTTCACCGATCTTCTCCTGACCGCAGACCCCAGCGCCGCGCACGGAGACGGCCTCGACGGCATTCACGCTCGAGTGCAGGTCACGGTCTCGGCGACCACGCTCACTGGTGCGGACGACAACCCCGCCGAACTCGACGGCCACGGACCGCTGCATCCCGACATCGCCCGCGACCTCGCGGGTCGTAACACCGGCTGGACCCGGCTCTTCCTCGACCCGTCCGGCATGGTGATCGAGACCGACACCTACACGCCCACCGAAGGGATGCGCCGGTTCCTCCGCGCGCGCGACCGTCATTGCCGGTTCCCGGGGTGCCGCATGCCGGCCCACCGGTGCGAGATCGACCACAACCGTGATCACGCCAAGGGCGGAAAAACCATCCTCGACAACCTCGGCCACTTCTGCCGAAGCCATCACACCCTCAAGCATCCGGACATTCCCGACACGCATCGCTGGAACGCCCAGCAGGAGAAGGACGGCAGCGTCACCTGGCACAGTCCGCTGGGGCGTGACTACGCCGACCCGCCACCCCGACGCGTGATGTTCGTCTGA
- a CDS encoding RNA-binding S4 domain-containing protein, with translation MDAARVDSWLWAIRVYKTRSAATTACRAGHVRVNGDKVKAAQQIRVGDELRIRIAGFDRILIVRQLLVKRVGAPLAALAYEDKTPEREPQAALGLRDRGAGRPTKRERRDIDKLRGRHDDRLN, from the coding sequence ATGGACGCCGCACGTGTCGACAGCTGGCTCTGGGCGATCCGTGTCTACAAGACGCGGTCGGCGGCGACCACCGCATGCCGTGCGGGGCATGTACGAGTGAACGGCGACAAGGTGAAGGCGGCGCAGCAGATCAGGGTGGGCGACGAACTGCGCATCCGAATCGCGGGATTCGACCGGATCCTCATCGTCCGCCAGCTCCTGGTCAAACGCGTCGGAGCGCCTCTCGCGGCGCTCGCCTACGAGGATAAGACACCCGAACGCGAGCCACAGGCCGCCCTCGGCCTTCGGGATCGCGGCGCGGGGCGCCCGACCAAACGCGAACGCCGCGACATCGACAAGCTGCGCGGTCGCCACGATGACCGCCTGAACTGA
- a CDS encoding lysoplasmalogenase, with translation MQRRTPSSSIMWAFLPYAAVSLLHVVLLAVDRPLASPTKLLLMPLLAVPVALSARWLKPPATLILLLAAVLFSWLGDSAGALFPGAPELPLMLLFFGIAHLAYILLFASHLARRRMPWWASVYVGWWIAMIAVVGPHTGGLLIAVAVYGLVLGGTAAFAARCHPLIAVGGAFFLASDTLLAFRLFLPSGLPAWSSPAVMLTYTLGQGLIVAGALIALRKRTR, from the coding sequence ATGCAGCGGCGGACGCCTTCCTCGTCCATCATGTGGGCGTTCCTCCCGTACGCCGCGGTCTCGCTGTTGCATGTCGTGCTCCTCGCGGTGGACCGTCCGCTCGCCAGCCCGACCAAACTCCTCCTGATGCCGCTGCTGGCGGTTCCGGTGGCACTGTCCGCGCGCTGGCTGAAGCCTCCGGCGACACTGATCCTGCTCCTCGCAGCGGTCCTGTTCTCCTGGCTCGGCGACAGTGCGGGAGCCCTCTTCCCCGGCGCACCGGAGCTGCCGCTGATGCTGCTCTTCTTCGGTATCGCGCACCTGGCATACATCCTGTTGTTCGCTAGCCACCTCGCACGCCGGCGGATGCCGTGGTGGGCGTCGGTCTACGTCGGCTGGTGGATCGCGATGATCGCGGTCGTGGGCCCGCACACGGGCGGGCTGCTGATCGCGGTCGCCGTCTACGGACTCGTGCTCGGCGGCACGGCGGCATTCGCGGCCCGCTGCCACCCGCTCATCGCGGTCGGTGGAGCGTTCTTCCTCGCCAGCGACACGCTCCTCGCATTCCGACTGTTCCTCCCCTCGGGGCTCCCGGCTTGGAGCAGCCCGGCGGTGATGCTCACCTACACCCTCGGCCAGGGCCTCATCGTCGCCGGCGCCCTGATCGCGTTGCGGAAGCGGACCAGGTGA
- a CDS encoding GNAT family N-acetyltransferase: protein MATITTELATAPRWDDVQHALTGGGDGASCQCIWPVLTNKEWNATTTPQRTEMFRAEIDEGPPPGIVAYIDGAAAGWIRIGPRTRQARIPRTRIIAAATTEPFDDESVWAVTCFVVRREHRGAGLNRILLDAAVEYARGSGARVIEGYPVDTGGEKQRANDLFHGTLGTFLAAGFTERAELKPGRTLVALDLTA, encoded by the coding sequence ATGGCGACGATCACGACCGAGCTGGCGACCGCTCCCCGCTGGGACGATGTCCAGCACGCGCTCACGGGCGGCGGCGACGGGGCGAGCTGCCAGTGCATCTGGCCGGTGCTGACCAACAAGGAGTGGAACGCGACGACGACGCCGCAGCGCACCGAGATGTTCCGCGCCGAGATCGACGAAGGACCACCGCCGGGCATCGTCGCGTACATCGACGGCGCGGCTGCCGGATGGATCCGGATCGGCCCCCGCACCCGCCAAGCACGGATCCCCCGCACCCGCATCATCGCCGCCGCGACGACCGAGCCCTTCGACGACGAGTCGGTCTGGGCGGTCACGTGCTTCGTCGTCCGGCGAGAGCATCGCGGAGCCGGACTCAACCGCATCCTGCTGGACGCCGCCGTCGAGTATGCGCGCGGATCCGGCGCCCGCGTGATCGAGGGCTACCCGGTCGACACCGGGGGCGAGAAGCAGCGCGCCAACGACCTGTTCCACGGCACGCTCGGCACGTTCCTGGCCGCCGGCTTCACCGAGAGGGCGGAACTCAAGCCGGGGCGCACTCTCGTCGCGCTCGACCTCACCGCATGA
- a CDS encoding tyrosine-type recombinase/integrase, whose amino-acid sequence MNPNHRLSDILDETAALLTTHPQLPELAAPIIVKFRPNSATMAGAWAATRSFTVETAAAMLPHSFDVTRRLMTMSASFHMWVWARTGTELTIPRVYTQSNIDRFLSTVHKNRSEGHRWGVSRQLVKIGRELADADLIAISAPHGMVRSPFTTKQIASMHSWANSLTTMKKRQNAQALLGLAGGAGLTAAEIVEVRVSDIHRDGDVVLVDVVGKRGRRVPVRRAWARVLLRSIDGRTDTDQRLFRGPRIAEYPPRIIQSFLTDHPAPVRPTPAALRAAWLLHHINNNVPLPVLRDVAGFEHYTTLVRYYAHANVLDVADFTAQLVGAEVAR is encoded by the coding sequence ATGAACCCAAACCACCGACTCAGCGACATCCTCGACGAGACCGCAGCGCTGCTCACCACTCACCCCCAGCTGCCCGAGCTGGCGGCGCCCATCATCGTCAAATTCCGCCCGAACAGCGCCACGATGGCTGGCGCGTGGGCGGCTACGCGGTCCTTCACCGTCGAGACCGCCGCCGCCATGCTGCCGCACTCGTTCGACGTGACCCGCCGCCTGATGACGATGTCCGCCTCTTTCCACATGTGGGTCTGGGCACGCACCGGTACCGAGCTGACTATCCCTCGCGTCTACACCCAGAGCAACATCGACCGATTCCTCTCGACGGTTCACAAGAACCGCTCTGAAGGTCACAGGTGGGGCGTGTCTCGCCAGCTCGTGAAGATCGGCCGCGAGCTCGCCGATGCCGACCTCATCGCCATCTCAGCACCGCACGGGATGGTCCGCTCCCCGTTCACCACGAAGCAGATCGCGTCGATGCATAGTTGGGCGAACTCGCTCACAACGATGAAGAAGCGTCAGAACGCTCAGGCGCTCCTCGGACTGGCCGGCGGTGCCGGGCTGACCGCGGCCGAGATCGTCGAGGTCCGCGTTTCCGACATCCACCGCGACGGCGACGTCGTTTTGGTGGATGTCGTCGGCAAGCGCGGCCGACGCGTGCCCGTCCGTCGCGCCTGGGCTCGAGTGCTGCTGCGCAGCATCGACGGCCGCACCGACACCGACCAGCGTTTGTTCCGTGGCCCGCGGATCGCCGAGTACCCGCCCCGCATCATCCAGTCTTTCCTCACCGACCACCCCGCGCCCGTACGCCCGACTCCGGCAGCGCTTCGCGCGGCATGGCTGCTGCACCACATCAACAACAACGTGCCGCTGCCCGTTCTCCGCGATGTCGCCGGCTTCGAGCACTACACGACCCTCGTCCGCTACTACGCGCACGCAAACGTCCTCGACGTCGCCGACTTCACCGCCCAGCTCGTCGGAGCGGAGGTCGCACGATGA
- a CDS encoding site-specific integrase: protein MTDTSVDNEADDGAFAPKKAARYWTTLEPVVTAAVNKTASRTGREARSLYPVATAFVLWAWQTKGLELDVARMFRRRVIEEYVHRGMESFTRGSRATYRSVLLTIVDAVTPPSDVPSPIPRSDPTPPYTSAEIAALRSWASAQGSTVRRRDAAVLLAMGFGAGLATRELLSVRTGDIDMRGDEIHILVWSGRPRLVPVLPAWQPRLRAAIGELGDDQWVFRVGRAGVRPAQVTDFLHRGHTTELDVRPARMRTTWLLTHLQAGTPPRDLLRIAGLEHLAALDRIRLFLPSRAPLPPSRSDFERSRD from the coding sequence ATGACCGATACCAGCGTTGACAATGAGGCGGACGACGGAGCGTTCGCACCGAAGAAGGCGGCGCGGTACTGGACGACGCTGGAGCCGGTCGTCACCGCCGCAGTGAACAAGACGGCAAGTCGGACGGGCCGGGAGGCACGTTCGCTGTACCCGGTCGCGACGGCGTTCGTGCTTTGGGCGTGGCAGACCAAGGGCCTGGAACTCGACGTCGCGCGGATGTTCCGGCGTCGAGTGATCGAAGAGTACGTCCACCGAGGAATGGAGTCGTTCACGCGCGGCAGCAGGGCCACCTATCGGTCCGTCCTCCTCACCATCGTCGACGCCGTGACTCCACCCTCAGACGTCCCATCCCCTATCCCTCGGTCTGATCCCACTCCGCCATATACCTCAGCCGAGATCGCCGCCCTCCGGAGCTGGGCCAGCGCACAGGGGTCGACTGTCCGCCGTCGGGACGCTGCTGTCCTCCTCGCGATGGGGTTCGGAGCAGGCCTCGCGACCCGGGAGCTGCTGTCCGTGCGCACCGGGGACATCGACATGCGCGGAGACGAGATCCACATCCTCGTGTGGTCGGGGCGACCACGGCTCGTCCCGGTACTCCCTGCGTGGCAACCCAGACTCCGCGCAGCGATAGGAGAACTGGGTGACGACCAGTGGGTTTTTCGTGTCGGACGTGCGGGGGTGCGGCCGGCGCAGGTCACTGACTTCCTGCATCGCGGACACACAACGGAGCTGGATGTGCGGCCGGCGCGGATGCGGACGACTTGGTTACTTACCCACTTGCAAGCGGGTACGCCGCCGCGTGACCTTCTCCGTATCGCCGGGCTCGAGCACCTTGCGGCGCTAGATCGGATTCGACTGTTCCTCCCGTCGCGGGCACCGCTCCCGCCATCGAGGTCCGACTTCGAACGCTCTCGGGACTAG
- a CDS encoding antitoxin VbhA family protein has protein sequence MDALEHAAEITLPDQRVAVLGDVHGNVGWIRMLARALPYLAPDVTTILQLGDWWMPPEEVDKALTETGITGIYVTGGNHEPWGEIAPLMNKYPGEAVRVSKLVWLLPRPARLTIGGRSVLSLGGATSVDRESRIEGLTWWPQEAISDQSVAEAIAGGPADLMLTHESPANTPVRPVREILRTNPHRFPKAALEASAASRARVSEVWDAVHPELLAHGHLHVGAGGQTSDGRRVASLGREGHEWNLGILDMTNLRMATPSLAILRGLADDDGFRNAREQRMNSVAESLHSGVLDGLRPSAQALRDAQDYIDGLRSLEEIIEDVRQRHTRNPEDEQ, from the coding sequence GTGGACGCTCTAGAACACGCAGCCGAAATCACGCTGCCAGACCAGCGAGTCGCAGTGTTGGGGGACGTTCACGGCAACGTCGGTTGGATCCGGATGCTGGCGAGGGCACTCCCCTACCTCGCGCCGGACGTCACGACCATCTTGCAGCTCGGCGACTGGTGGATGCCCCCGGAAGAGGTCGACAAGGCGCTCACTGAGACGGGCATCACAGGCATCTACGTGACCGGAGGGAATCATGAGCCGTGGGGTGAGATCGCCCCGCTCATGAACAAGTACCCCGGCGAAGCCGTGCGGGTCTCCAAGCTCGTGTGGCTGCTCCCGCGGCCTGCGCGCCTCACCATCGGTGGGCGCTCCGTGCTGTCACTGGGTGGCGCCACCTCTGTCGACCGCGAGTCGAGGATCGAAGGGCTGACCTGGTGGCCCCAAGAGGCAATCAGTGACCAGAGTGTCGCCGAGGCCATAGCCGGCGGCCCCGCCGACCTGATGCTCACCCACGAGTCACCCGCCAACACCCCTGTCCGCCCTGTCCGTGAGATCCTCCGCACGAACCCGCATCGGTTCCCGAAGGCGGCGTTGGAGGCGTCCGCGGCGTCGCGCGCGCGGGTCAGCGAGGTCTGGGATGCTGTGCATCCCGAACTCCTCGCTCATGGGCACCTGCATGTCGGGGCGGGCGGACAGACTTCAGATGGTCGTCGCGTGGCGAGTCTCGGGCGCGAAGGTCACGAGTGGAACCTCGGGATCCTCGACATGACGAACCTCAGGATGGCGACGCCGAGCCTGGCCATCCTCCGCGGACTTGCCGACGACGACGGTTTTCGTAATGCGCGGGAGCAGCGGATGAACAGCGTAGCCGAGTCCCTGCACTCGGGAGTCTTGGACGGATTGAGGCCCTCCGCTCAAGCGCTTCGTGATGCCCAGGACTACATCGACGGACTCCGCAGCCTCGAGGAGATCATCGAGGACGTCCGCCAGCGCCACACTCGAAACCCCGAGGATGAGCAGTGA
- a CDS encoding XRE family transcriptional regulator: MVEARRPSQTLAAAASFFNGERLTMARQLKGLKKSHLASRIEMSPASVTAWESGAKQPNRATVAKLALALQVEPQFFGGGAPPKANKPHFRSLRSTPQIAQDEAEAYGRFVAEIAGMLENAVEFPEALLPDLPVDPDERSMTPEEAAREARQFFGVGPGPVQHVVRLVERSGVVVVFSEPGVAAIDAYSLHSATRPIIVLNPVKDDYYRQRFDAAHELGHLIMHHDAEPGGKVAEEQANRFASEFLMPAEEIAPFLPISTAGKAWATLAELKEYWGVSLAALLYRARALGVMSDVSYRNAVIRMSQNGWRRAEPGRISSLEMPSILPRAREVLHEAGVDEASFLAGSGLPVELYKTAASRVPVVAAAS; encoded by the coding sequence ATGGTTGAGGCGCGTCGACCATCTCAGACGCTCGCCGCCGCGGCTTCGTTCTTCAACGGTGAGCGCCTCACTATGGCACGCCAGCTGAAGGGCCTGAAGAAGTCTCACCTGGCGAGCCGTATCGAGATGTCGCCGGCCTCGGTGACGGCATGGGAGAGCGGCGCCAAGCAACCTAACCGGGCCACGGTGGCGAAGCTCGCTTTAGCGCTGCAGGTGGAGCCCCAGTTCTTCGGGGGAGGAGCGCCGCCGAAGGCTAACAAGCCGCACTTTCGTTCGCTCCGCTCGACACCGCAGATCGCACAGGACGAGGCTGAGGCCTATGGCCGGTTCGTGGCGGAGATCGCCGGGATGCTCGAGAACGCCGTCGAGTTCCCTGAGGCGCTCCTGCCCGACCTGCCCGTGGATCCCGACGAACGTTCGATGACTCCCGAGGAAGCCGCGCGCGAGGCCCGCCAGTTCTTTGGCGTCGGCCCGGGACCGGTGCAGCACGTTGTGCGGCTTGTCGAGCGTAGCGGTGTAGTTGTCGTTTTCAGCGAGCCGGGGGTGGCGGCCATCGATGCGTACTCCTTGCATTCGGCAACCCGGCCGATCATCGTTCTGAACCCGGTGAAGGACGACTACTACCGGCAACGCTTCGACGCCGCTCATGAACTCGGGCATCTGATCATGCACCACGACGCTGAACCGGGTGGCAAGGTCGCCGAGGAGCAGGCTAACCGTTTCGCTTCCGAGTTCCTGATGCCCGCCGAAGAGATCGCCCCTTTCCTGCCCATTTCGACTGCGGGTAAAGCGTGGGCAACGCTGGCCGAGCTAAAGGAGTACTGGGGCGTCAGCCTCGCCGCGCTCCTCTACCGCGCGCGTGCTCTTGGTGTCATGAGCGACGTCTCGTACCGCAACGCGGTTATCCGCATGTCACAGAATGGTTGGCGTCGAGCGGAACCGGGACGAATCTCGTCGCTGGAGATGCCGTCGATATTGCCACGCGCCCGGGAAGTGCTGCATGAGGCCGGCGTAGACGAGGCCTCCTTCCTCGCCGGATCAGGCCTTCCAGTGGAGCTATACAAAACCGCGGCGAGCCGAGTGCCTGTTGTGGCGGCAGCATCATGA